The DNA window ATGATGAAAAACGGCTTCAAAGTATTTTTGACTCAATCAATTGGCAATCTGAAATTAAGTTACCAAATAATCTGCCTTCAGTTATCTTCACAGAGGCTTATCGTAAAAAAGAATATTGTCGTTCTGAATATATGACTAATCATCGTCAGTCCCAAGTTATAGCGGCAGGAACCTTTCACTATTTGCATTGGGAAATACCGACAGAAATCTCAAAGACGATGATAGATATTATCTCGAGTCTCTGATACGAAAACCTTTTAATTTGGCCAACAAAATACCCAGTGGTAAAGGACCTGGCAGCTTTCTCGGCAATCAAACTATCAGTCAAATCGCTTATAATGAGGACATAACTAGGCGGATAATTGTGCGATAAATCGCAGGACTTCTCATGAAAATAGAAAGTAATCACGAAAAAATACTGAATGAACTCTACAACCTTGTACTGAGTCCACGCACGCGTGACTGGGAACGTTCTTTGCTATTGTCAGCCAAAGAAAAAATTGAATCCGGCGGCAATTTCAATCAAGCATTAGCCCAACTTGAATACGATCTGCGTCCTTTAGCCGTCAGAAATAATTTGACGCCTGATGTGACCGACTTTTATTTGAAAATTACCGGGGATACCAATGGCAGTGATAAGTTCGATTTGAGTAGCCATTATGCAAAGGACCAGGCTTACGAAGAGCGAGCCATATTTGCCGGCGGTTGTTTTTGGTGCATGGTTGAGCCCTTTGAAACGCAAACTGGTATCGTTTCTGTACTCTCTGGCTATACTGGCGGGCACACGAAAAATCCAACCTACGAACAAGTCAGCGGCGGTACTGCCGATACGGGACACGTTGAAGCCGTTGAGATTATTTTCGATAGCCGCGTCATCAGTTATGAAGAGCTCGTCGCCCTGTATTGGCAGATTACCGACCCAACCGATGAGTTCGGTCAATTCAACGATCGCGGCAAAAATTATCGACCGATCATTTTTGTGCAAAACGAACAACAGCGAAAAATTGCTGAAACATCCAGACAAAAATTAGCGGATTCTGGCCAGTATGACCGCCCGATCGTGACCGAGATCAAAGCGGCTTCAACCTTTTGGCCGGCCGAAAACTTCCATCAGCAGTTTTATAAAAAGAATCCAAAAAGATACAAACTCATTAAAAAAGAACGCCAGCAATTTCTTGCTTTTCAACATTTACAAAACAAAATTCGCCTAGGTCTCAAACGATTCACGAAAAAAGCTTAACCTGGCAGCTGTTCATTTAACAGCAATGACAACTTTGCCAAAGTTTCGGTTCTGTTTCAAATCATCTACGGCTTTTTGTGCATCATCAAGCGCGTAGACTGCCGCGATCGGCATTGTGATTTTCTTTTCGGCCAGTGCGGCAGCTAACTTTTGCTTCATTTGTAAAACGATTGCCACAGTTTCCGCTTCGCTTCGCAAGCGAAATGAGCTGCCAACATAATGAATGCGGCGCATGTTATGCAGATCAAAATCAAAAGTACCGACATTACCGGCAATTCGACCCACGTTCACGATCGTGCCGCCGGGTTTAGTTGCCTGCATATTGCCATTTACCGTTGGCCCCGATAGAAAATCGATGACAAGATCGACACCGCCGACACTAGCAGCCAATACTTGGTCAACCCAGTCACCATCGGAGCTGTTCACAAAAACATCCGCCGCAAATTTTTTGAGTTGGCGGCCTTTTTCGATGGATCTCGAAGTACCGATAACAGTCTTGGCGCCGAACAATTTTGCGATCTGCATGCCGACGATCCCAGTGGACGAACTAGCTCCTTGAAATAAAATGCTTTGTCCTTTTTGGAAACTACCGCTCATACAGATGGCTTCGGTCATGGTTTGCAAAGCGACGGGCAGTGCCGCAGCTTCTTTAAAGGTCATAGTCTCTGGCAGCGCGAACAACAGGTCCGCATTGATCACCAGTAAATCAGCTAACGCATTTGGACTGTGGCCCATGACTCGATCGCCGATTTTAAAGTTCTTGACATCATCCCCGACAGCTAAGATCTCACCAGAGAACTCGATACCAAGAATGGGCTGATGACCATCCACCTGTTTAAAAGCATTAAGATCGGCACGATTCATGGCTGAATAGTAGACACTCACAAGCACTTGATCTGGACGGCTTATTTTAGCATCAGCCACTTCGATAATTTTTGCCCGCTGTGAAACAACAGATAAAGCACGCATATTAAACTCCTTTAAAATAATGGCTATTTGTCAATAGAATGCCACTGGATAATCTGACATTCAATAGCCATTCTAAATAAAAAATAACGACTATGATCAGTCGTTATTCTGAAACAGATGACTCATTTAGTGATTGTGTTTCATGACCCAAGCAGTGGACAAGGCCATAGCTGCTCGAGCGGCATGTGTATTATCCAGCACATTCAGCATCACAAAATCATGGATCATTGCTTGAAAACGAACTTGGGTTACAGCAACGCCGGCTTCGCGTAATTTTCTTGCATAAGCTTCGCCTTCATCACGCAAAACATCTGCTTCATCAGTCAAGATCAAAGCTTCTGGCAAATCTGCCAATTCTTTAAGTGAGGCCCGCAAAGGAGAAGCGGTAATTTCCAAGCGCTGCTGCTGGTTAGTCGTATATTGATCCCAAAACCACTGCATGCCGGCTTTGGTTAGATAATAGTTATCCTGAAATTCATTATAAGATCCCGTCTCAAAATCAGCATCAGTCACTGGATAATACAGCAACTGCTGACTAATTTTAATACCATGGCGTTGTTTGGCCAGAATCGTCATCACGGTAGCCATGTTGCCGCCGACAGAATCTCCAGCTACTGTCAAGCGATCAAGATCAAGCTGCTTTTCGTCAGCCAAGACTGCCAATTGTTGCAAAACAGCATAATTTTGTTCAATTGCAGTCGGATATTTAGCTTCGGGCGACAGACTGTATTCAGGAAAAACAACTACAGAGTTAGTTCGAACTGATAATTCACGAATTAACTTATCGTGTGTTTGCGCACTGCCAAATACCCAACCAGCACCATGAATGTAGAAAATCACGGGTAATTTTGCAGCATTACCAGCAGGTCGAACAAAACGTACGTTGATACTACCCCATTTTTCAGCGCTGATTAATCGATCTTCAATATCGACATTTTCTTTGCTGATAGGTTCAGTCTGAACTTTTTCTAACAATGCGCGGCCATCTTTCGGCGCTAGTTCATAAATTCTCGGGTGCGCTGCATTAGCTTCGCTAAATGAAAGTGCAGCTGATTCTAAAGAAATACGAGTTACCATTGATTACCTCCAAATATGGGTTGTCAATTGAAAGCGCTAACAAACCCACGCTGAGCAGTATAGCATGTAGACTAACTATTAGTAAGGCAACTATTAAGTTATTACTAATCGTCTGGAAAAGGAATCGTTTTCGTGACAACGAAAAATGCTCGCTCGACAGGCAAAAATCAGATCACTTGCAATCAAAATACCAGCTATTCAGCCTTGAATGGCACTAGATCAATGTTCAGGAAAAACAACAATATGATGACTATTTTCCAGAGTTTTGGCCAAAATACCAATCATTGTTCAGTCTTTCGGAAGTATTGGATGTTTAAAAAATAAATCGTACGTTTTTTAATGGAATTTTAATATTCATTGTTTAAGATACCGTTGATGGTTAGACCTAAAGATAGAAAATATTTATACGGCGTTGATTTAATGCGGCTTTTGTTTATCGTTGGCGTCTTAACCATCCATACCTCGACGATTTTCGCCTATAAATTTCCAATTGGCTCACCGGCCTTTCTTTTTTTTGCTGCTTTTCATATGCCGATGCACTTCACAAGAATGGGTTTCATGTTTGTCTCCGGTCTTGTCTTATTTTTAAATTCTTATAATCGGCCGATCGCGTTAATAAAATTTTGGAAAAAACGATATTTTTGGGTGCTGATTCCTTATTTTTTTTGGAATTTTTTCTATTTTGTCTTTGCTGCTTATCCAAAAACAGTCTTTGATAGTCAGTGGTGGCTGCAATATTGGGACCTGCTGATCCATGGAAATGGCTACTATATGTATTTTCTACTGGTCATGATACAGCTCTATCTTTGTTATCCCTTGATGCGCTTATTATTTAAAAAAACTGAAGGCAGACATCTTAAAGTCTTCTGTATCGCAATCATTATAGAATTAGCGATCACTGTTTTTTTGAAATCCGTTTTTCCACATTTATCAACTAGCGGCTGGCCGTATTTATTGCGTAGTTATGGCATGTTTGTCCTGACATACGAAGGCTATTTTATTGCCGGAGCTTTAGCTGGTATTCATTATGCGGAAGTGGAAAGCTGGATCGTCAAGCATATCAAAGCTTTTTTTATTGCTTTGATAGCTGGTATCCCCACGATCGTTCTTTATTATTTTTATAATCTCGATATCTTAAAACTCAGCTACAGCAAGGCTTATGAAGTCCATCAACCCCTGATCGTCATATATTCCCTGATTGTGATCGCCAATATTTTTTACGTTGGTTATCGATATGACAAGATCGTCAAAAATGGTCAGCAGCAAAAAATAGTTTCCTTTATCTCGAAAGCTCAAAAGATTGCTTTCGGTCTTTATTTAACACAAACGATCGCCTTATCAATTCTTCAAGAATTGATAACGTTCATTCCTGACACAGCATGGTATATTTGGCTGCTTTGGCCGCTCGCAACAGCCTGTGTGATTGGGTTTTCCGGCGCTTTATGCTGGATTTTATATAACACGCCGGTCACCCATTACCTAATTGGACGACCGTTGAATAAGAGGAAAAATGGCAGAATACAAATCAAAATTAATTGAAACGACTTTTAATTTAATGAACAACAATTTAAATCAGCCGAAGCTTTATGATGCTGATTTAGATATCTGGTTAAACAATCGACAGATCTTAGCAGCAGTTGAAACAGCATGCGGCGTTTTGCAAAAGAAAGGACTGGCCGTGGGCGATCTTTTATTATTAGGACTGCCTAATTCAGCTGCCTACGTCATTACATACCTCGCTGCCATCAAAAGTGGTTTAGATATTTATTCAATGAATCCGAAAATGCCCGATATACAAGCCATTAATGAATTTAAAAAACGCAACTACAAGGCAGCTGTCTTATCCGACGATTATGCAAAACTTTTTAATGACACAGCCGATAAAATCCATACAGAAAACTTGACTCGTTTTCACGACCAAGTCATTCATTTGACGACATGGGAGTCAATGGATCAGCTTGAGGATTTCGAAATAATTCCCAAACACGCTGGTATTTTAATGTATACATCCGGCACGACCGGCAAAGCTAAAGGTGTTCTACTCGATCACGAACAAATGTACATTGCCGGAGAAAATGTTGTACAAAGCCATAAATTAACAGACAAGGACCGCGTCTACATCGTACTGCCTTTTCATCATATCAATGCCCAGAATATCGCAATGATGTCGACTTTGATTTCAGGTGGTTCTCTAATTGTTCAAAAACATTTCTCGGCTCACCGCTTTTGGCCAATTGTCCAACGGCAGCAGGCCACTTGGGTCTCAGCTGCTCCAGCTATTATTTCAATTCTTTTAAATACTGACATTAATCCAAAAACGAAAACCAATTTGCGATTTATGCGTTCGGCTTCAGCGCCGCTGCCTGCTGTCGTTATGCAAAGATTTGAAAAACGTTTTGGGCTGCCGATTTTAAACTCCTACGGCATGACCGAAGCACCAAGCCAGATTGCCGTTGACCCTCTGCCGCCTTTGCATAGCCCTGAAGGTTCATCTGGCAAAGTCTTTAATATTGCCATTAAAATATCTGACAGCACACTGTCTCACGAACTGGCCGCTGGACAAGATGGTGAAGTTTGGATAAAAGGATCAGGCACAATTAAAGGATACTTGCATGATCGAGATCGAGGATCTTTTGTAAATGGCTGGTTTAAAACTGGCGATATTGGTCACTTGGATCAGAATGGATTTATTTTTCTAGTGGGCCGCAGCAAAGAAATGATCAACAAATCCGGCGACAAAATCAGTCCCTACGAGGTTGAAAATATCATAGACTCGCTTGATTTTATCAGCGGTTCTGCTGTCGTTGGCTACCCTGATCCAATTTATGGCGAAACTGTAGCGGCTGTTATCCTGCTGAAAGAACCTGAAAAAACCGTTGACCAGCTTACAAGTTATGCCAAGCAGATTCGTGAGATCGTGGCCACGCACAAAGAGAAATTCAAAGTACCTCAGTATATTTTTTTTATGAAACAAGTTCCCCGCGGCGCAACTGGAAAAATCCAACGCAGTATTTTAAAAGGTGATCTGATAAAAAACCCTGACTTGGATCGGTATTGATCATGAAAAGGAAATTAAGAAAACTATGCTACGCATTATTGGCAGCAGCTTGGATCGTCGTTGCCATCCTCGGATTCTTATCCGTGAGATCTGATAATGCCAAAGGCGGTAACAGCAGCAATGCCAGCAGCAGCGATAAAAAGTTGAAAGTGGTCAATTTTGGTTACCAAAGGGGCGACGAAGCAGACCTAATGAGAATCAACGGCAGTTTTGCCAACGACGCCAAAAAACTTGGCTATAAGATCAAATGGAGTCTGTTTCAAGACGGGCCAACCATGCTAACAGCGTTGACCAGTCATCATATTCGTTTTGCCAGGACCGGAAATACCCCGCCAGTTGTTTCTCAAGCTAGCGGGTCAGATATCGTCTACGTGGCTGCGACAACTTCAAAATATAAAGCTTCGATGATCCTGGTTCCGAAAAATTCCAGTATCAAAAGTCTAAAAGATCTTAAAGGCAAAAAAATCGCCTATGGCTATGGTACCGCTTCAACCTATCTGCTGCTGAAGGCTTTGGATAAAGCCGGTCTAACTTTATCTGATGTCAATGCAATTAATTTGAGTCAATCGGCGGCAGCTTCGGCCTTTAAAACTGGACAAATCGATGCCTGGGTCACTTGGGACCCCTTCGCCGCTTCTGCCCAGGTCACGGATAATGCCCAGATATTAACCAATGCCAAGGGTCTATCTGGCGATCATAACTTTTTCACCTCAACCAGATCTTGGGCTAACAAGCATAAAAGTCTCATCAGACTGCTGAATAAAGACGCAAAAGTCACGATGAAATGGGCCAATAATCATCATGCACTGCTCATTAAACGTTTCACAAAAGATTTTGGGTTAAGTAAAAAAATCGTCACTTTGCAGGTAAGCCGAAGAACTTATGGTATAGCCAGTCTAAGCGATTCATCGATCATCCGTGAGCAACAGGATATGGCCGATCTGCTCTACAAAAATAAAATGATCAGTAAGCAGATCAAAGTTAAAAAAACATTTTTAAATTTGGAGAACAACAAATGAAAAAATTCCTATTTAAATTCATTCCCTGGTTAATACCGATCATCGTTGTGCTTGTTTGGCAGCTGTCAGCAAATGCCGGCTGGCTCAAAGAGGCCATTCTACCAAGTCCGATCCAGGTCATCGAAAAGACGATTCAACTTTGGAACAGCGGTAAATTAGAAAAAAATATTGCTGTTTCTTTGTATCGAGCAACGGCTGGCCTGTTATTAGGCGG is part of the Oenococcus sicerae genome and encodes:
- a CDS encoding aliphatic sulfonate ABC transporter substrate-binding protein; its protein translation is MKRKLRKLCYALLAAAWIVVAILGFLSVRSDNAKGGNSSNASSSDKKLKVVNFGYQRGDEADLMRINGSFANDAKKLGYKIKWSLFQDGPTMLTALTSHHIRFARTGNTPPVVSQASGSDIVYVAATTSKYKASMILVPKNSSIKSLKDLKGKKIAYGYGTASTYLLLKALDKAGLTLSDVNAINLSQSAAASAFKTGQIDAWVTWDPFAASAQVTDNAQILTNAKGLSGDHNFFTSTRSWANKHKSLIRLLNKDAKVTMKWANNHHALLIKRFTKDFGLSKKIVTLQVSRRTYGIASLSDSSIIREQQDMADLLYKNKMISKQIKVKKTFLNLENNK
- the msrA gene encoding peptide-methionine (S)-S-oxide reductase MsrA, whose translation is MKIESNHEKILNELYNLVLSPRTRDWERSLLLSAKEKIESGGNFNQALAQLEYDLRPLAVRNNLTPDVTDFYLKITGDTNGSDKFDLSSHYAKDQAYEERAIFAGGCFWCMVEPFETQTGIVSVLSGYTGGHTKNPTYEQVSGGTADTGHVEAVEIIFDSRVISYEELVALYWQITDPTDEFGQFNDRGKNYRPIIFVQNEQQRKIAETSRQKLADSGQYDRPIVTEIKAASTFWPAENFHQQFYKKNPKRYKLIKKERQQFLAFQHLQNKIRLGLKRFTKKA
- a CDS encoding AMP-binding protein, giving the protein MAEYKSKLIETTFNLMNNNLNQPKLYDADLDIWLNNRQILAAVETACGVLQKKGLAVGDLLLLGLPNSAAYVITYLAAIKSGLDIYSMNPKMPDIQAINEFKKRNYKAAVLSDDYAKLFNDTADKIHTENLTRFHDQVIHLTTWESMDQLEDFEIIPKHAGILMYTSGTTGKAKGVLLDHEQMYIAGENVVQSHKLTDKDRVYIVLPFHHINAQNIAMMSTLISGGSLIVQKHFSAHRFWPIVQRQQATWVSAAPAIISILLNTDINPKTKTNLRFMRSASAPLPAVVMQRFEKRFGLPILNSYGMTEAPSQIAVDPLPPLHSPEGSSGKVFNIAIKISDSTLSHELAAGQDGEVWIKGSGTIKGYLHDRDRGSFVNGWFKTGDIGHLDQNGFIFLVGRSKEMINKSGDKISPYEVENIIDSLDFISGSAVVGYPDPIYGETVAAVILLKEPEKTVDQLTSYAKQIREIVATHKEKFKVPQYIFFMKQVPRGATGKIQRSILKGDLIKNPDLDRY
- a CDS encoding alpha/beta hydrolase, encoding MVTRISLESAALSFSEANAAHPRIYELAPKDGRALLEKVQTEPISKENVDIEDRLISAEKWGSINVRFVRPAGNAAKLPVIFYIHGAGWVFGSAQTHDKLIRELSVRTNSVVVFPEYSLSPEAKYPTAIEQNYAVLQQLAVLADEKQLDLDRLTVAGDSVGGNMATVMTILAKQRHGIKISQQLLYYPVTDADFETGSYNEFQDNYYLTKAGMQWFWDQYTTNQQQRLEITASPLRASLKELADLPEALILTDEADVLRDEGEAYARKLREAGVAVTQVRFQAMIHDFVMLNVLDNTHAARAAMALSTAWVMKHNH
- a CDS encoding quinone oxidoreductase family protein translates to MRALSVVSQRAKIIEVADAKISRPDQVLVSVYYSAMNRADLNAFKQVDGHQPILGIEFSGEILAVGDDVKNFKIGDRVMGHSPNALADLLVINADLLFALPETMTFKEAAALPVALQTMTEAICMSGSFQKGQSILFQGASSSTGIVGMQIAKLFGAKTVIGTSRSIEKGRQLKKFAADVFVNSSDGDWVDQVLAASVGGVDLVIDFLSGPTVNGNMQATKPGGTIVNVGRIAGNVGTFDFDLHNMRRIHYVGSSFRLRSEAETVAIVLQMKQKLAAALAEKKITMPIAAVYALDDAQKAVDDLKQNRNFGKVVIAVK
- a CDS encoding acyltransferase, whose amino-acid sequence is MVRPKDRKYLYGVDLMRLLFIVGVLTIHTSTIFAYKFPIGSPAFLFFAAFHMPMHFTRMGFMFVSGLVLFLNSYNRPIALIKFWKKRYFWVLIPYFFWNFFYFVFAAYPKTVFDSQWWLQYWDLLIHGNGYYMYFLLVMIQLYLCYPLMRLLFKKTEGRHLKVFCIAIIIELAITVFLKSVFPHLSTSGWPYLLRSYGMFVLTYEGYFIAGALAGIHYAEVESWIVKHIKAFFIALIAGIPTIVLYYFYNLDILKLSYSKAYEVHQPLIVIYSLIVIANIFYVGYRYDKIVKNGQQQKIVSFISKAQKIAFGLYLTQTIALSILQELITFIPDTAWYIWLLWPLATACVIGFSGALCWILYNTPVTHYLIGRPLNKRKNGRIQIKIN